A single genomic interval of Geotrypetes seraphini chromosome 1, aGeoSer1.1, whole genome shotgun sequence harbors:
- the C1H4orf46 gene encoding renal cancer differentiation gene 1 protein isoform X1, with product MATKRKTSSATESAPKREKKVKTLPEKVELLDMLHRVKSASAVARYYGINESTVRYIKKKEIPIREAVAAGTPAGAKTLHVVRDTILSRVETATFMWVQDCYNKRIPVDSVLIRGKAKSLYDSLKKREDGLSQSMDFLASKGWFDKFRHRYGLHNVKMTGEAASANQAREFHATFKEIIEEKRYETEQAFNADETAPFWKRMPQRTFISKEIKRAPGFKAARDIEDLTNTRSNKLTEDDLIHLTAPEGEEDGVKVKKEEVEDEEEDGVKVKKEEVLEDKFTLDNIAEGLRRFNALMDFFYDIDPSMVRALKVKELAEAAMSTYMNIYKEMKKQKSQMEITRYCQKIPRVTASPSTSSTSTTHEEASPSSLPLPPPPTLQHMYRTMRMKTPPE from the coding sequence ATGGCTACAAAGCGAAAGACTTCAAGTGCTACCGAAAGTGCTcccaagagggaaaaaaaagtgaAGACCTTACCAGAAAAGGTTGAATTACTGGATATGCTTCATAGAGTAAAGTCAGCCTCTGCTGTTGCTCGGTATTATGGCATTAATGAATCTACTGTTAGGTACATAAAGAAGAAGGAAATTCCAATCCGTGAAGCTGTTGCTGCAGGTACGCCAGCAGGTGCGAAGACATTACATGTTGTGCGAGATACCATTCTTTCTCGTGTGGAAACTGCAACATTTATGTGGGTGCAGGATTGCTACAATAAAAGAATTCCAGTAGACTCTGTGTTGATAAGAGGAAAGGCAAAATCTTTGTATGATAGCTTGAAGAAAAGGGAAGATGGATTGTCACAATCCATGGACTTTCTGGCCAGTAAAGGGTGGTTTGATAAATTCCGGCATAGGTATGGCCTACATAATGTGAaaatgacaggagaagcagcatctGCCAACCAAGCTAGAGAGTTCCATGCTACCTTTAAGGAAATTATTGAAGAGAAGAGATATGAAACTGAGCAGGCATTCAATGCCGATGAAACTGCTCCATTTTGGAAGAGAATGCCACAGAGGACTTTCATTAGCAAAGAGATTAAGCGAGCACCAGGTTTCAAGGCTGCAAGGGATATTGAAGACTTAACAAACACCAGATCCAACAAACTAACAGAAGATGACCTAATTCACCTGACTGCTCCCGAAGGAGAGGAGGATGGAGTTAAAGTCAAAAAAGAAGAAGTGGAGGATGAAGAGGAGGATGGAGTTAAAGTCAAAAAAGAAGAAGTGCTAGAGGACAAGTTTACATTGGACAATATTGCAGAGGGCCTACGCAGGTTCAATGCTTTAATGGACTTTTTTTATGACATCGACCCATCCATGGTACGTGCGTTGAAAGTGAAGGAGTTAGCAGAAGCAGCAATGTCTACATACAtgaatatatataaagaaatgaagAAGCAGAAGAGCCAGATGGAAATCACAAGGTATTGCCAAAAGATACCAAGAGTCACTGCCTCTCCATCTACCTCTTCCACATCAACCACCCATGAAGAGGCATCCCCTTcgtctcttcctcttcctcctcctcctacaCTGCAGCACATGTACAGGACGATGAGGATGAAGACACCGCCTGAATAA